The genomic segment AAGGAAGAATTTAAAAAGGCTTTAATTAACCATAAGGAAAATTTAAAAGATAGAAAAGAATTCTTAAATAAAAGATATAATCAGCATCCTACAGCGAAGGAGAGACCAAATATAAAAGCATTGTTTGAAAGACCAATAGCATTTATAGATACTGAGATTTCTTGGATTGAAAACTTTATTGATGAAAATTTTTAGGCAAAGCTCATTATAATGGGGGTGGTTTATATGGGAAATAAAAAAGTTTTACAAATTGTTTTTTCAAGCGTAATTTCAGATGCTGGGGAAGTAACACGTGCAATAGAAATAGCAGATGGAATTAGACGTTTCTGTCCAGAAGATTATGAAGTAGATATAACTTTTTTATCTACAGGAAGTGTTTTTGAGGATAAAGTAATTTCAAATGGATTTAAGATTTACAAATGCTTGCCATCGCTTCCGGGGATAGGATTTCGTGAAGATTTTAAAACTAAAGGCAGTAATATAATAGGAGATGTAAAGCTTGCAGGTGAATTGCTAAAAGGGGAGATAGATGCTTTTAATGACTTAAAACCAGATGTAGTTATATATGGATTTAATCCTATAGCAGGTCTTGCTAGAAGAATGGCTGACAAGCCAATACCAGGAATTTGTTATATGCCGATACCTATGCAAAAAGACGTATATCTTACTACGTTAATGAAAGATGCCCCTGACAATATTAAACCTCTGACATACCTTCCCTTAAATTTTCGAAAAAGTATTATGAAATTAATTCCTAAAGCAATAAAGCTAAAAGTACCAGCTTTTGTTCAAACTAATATTATCGAAGCACTTAAGGAATTTCAGTGGAATGGAACTCCAGTTAAAACAGTGTTCGATATGCTTGAAGCAGATTTGACAATAATAAATGATCTTGAAGAATTTAATAAAGAGCATAAACTTCCTGATAATTTTAAGGTTGTAGGACCATTATATGCATCAGCATCAAGTAATTCAAAAATAGATGACAATATTTTAAGAACTTTTAATTCAGAGAACAAAAAAATTAAAATTTTCTGTACGCTTGGAAGTTCTGGAAAAAAGGAATATTTATTTGAAGCAATAAAAGCTCTCACTCAAGACATAGGAAAGGAATGGAGCGCTGTGATTTTGGCACCTAAAGCTGTATGTCCAATTAAGGAAGCAATCGAATGTGCGGGAAATAGCCCTAATGTTTACATTACAGATGAATTTGTGCCAGCACCTTTGGTAAATGGACTTGCAGATGTGGTCGTATCTCATGGTGGGCAAGGAACAGTCCAAACTGCTATTGCAAGTGGTACTCCTATTGTTGGATTTGCAATGCAGCCAGAACAACAGATAAATCTTGATAATGTAGTAATGAAAGGTGCTGGAATACGAATACCAATTAACAGATGGAATGCACCAAAAATACAATTGGCTATAAGAAATATAATTAAAGACACCTCATATAAAGAAAATATAAATACATTAAAAAAATTGTTGGAATCCTCAGATGGTAAGAAAAATTCAGCACTTGCTATATGGGATTATATACTTAATAAGTTAAATTAACAAAAATGATTGGAGGATAAGAGAATGAGTGATATGTCATCAGTTAGTAATGCGTTTAAAACTTTTATGAAAGAGGCACCAGAGTATCAGGAGATATGGATGGAGACAGTTCAAAAATTAGATTCAGTGAGTAAACTTGATTCGAAAACAGAGGAACTTGCATATATTGCAGTTTTAGCGTCTTCAAGACTTGAAGGTGGTCTGCCTTTCCATGTTAAACATGCAAAATCTCTTGGAGCAACAAGGGAAGAAATAATAAGTGCTGTTTTAATCGGATTACCAGCCGTAGGTAATATAGTAATTCAATCATTACCAATAGCAATTAATGCGTATGATAGTGAATAAATATGGAGAATTTATTTTAGTTTCAAGTATTATTTTTATAGAATAAAATAATATTATATTAAAATAATAATATTTATAAAATATTACAGGTAACTAGATAATTTTTTAACGAATATTTTATGTAAATTTAGATTAATAATGATTTTAAACGACATATAATTACAGAATAATTGATGTATTTTGTTATAAAACATCAATATATAGATGAAAATGTATTACGAAAATACGTGAAATTATGTTGGAATATGGTAGAATATAAGTGGGTATAAAAATAGGGTATAAAAAATATGGTTTGTGAGAGATGGTAATCACCAAAAAAGGCTGAGTAGTTAATACTTAAGCCTTTTTTTGATATTGAATTATATGATTGTCAAATATTTAACTTATTATATGAATATAGAGCGATTTTGATATAAAGAATTACAAAATTCGCTATGCTTAAAGTGTTACACAATTTTATTAGAATTATTAGTTTTATATGAATTAAATATATAATAAATAATAAAAAGGATAACTTGTATAAGGGAATCAAGTTATCCTGAATACTGATTTGTTGTATATTTATTTAATAGGAGAACAATTAATATGAATTGTTTATAATATTATAATAAAGGATAATTGTGGCAATATTATGTCAATTAAAAAAAGATTTCTATTAAAATTATTAGAAGATTAAGTACTAGTATACTTTATTCAAATAAAATGAAAATAGTGAATAAATTGCATAATTCAACAAAATATGCTATCATATATCTATGTTATGTATAGAGAATAATTACTATGTAGATGAGGAGTGTGGGTATTTTATGAATATAAACAATGAACTTAAGGAAGTTATAAATGATAAATTGAAGAGAAATTCTGAGGTTGAATTTATCGCAGGATTGAAAGATATAACTTTATCTGATATTGATTATATTGAGAAGTTATCTGCAGTTAAAAATTTAAAATCAAAATTAAATTATCAAATTGTGGATAATACATATATAAAAATTGATTGCTCGTTGTAAAAAATATAGAGTTAAGTATTTTAATTAATTTTATATAAAGAATTATATTTTTGTATATGAGTATTATAATAAAGGGACTTAATAACATAAGCGAATGATTTTTACCCCTATAGGATAGAAAATTAAATTTTATCCTATAGGGGTATTTAGCGTTAGTAGCTTTATTTATGCTCTCCTTGATTTTATCTATTTTGTTTAATTAATTGCATAACCAAAAGCTGCGCGTGGAAGAATACATTTATTAGAAGGAAGTTAGGAGGTGAATTTATGGAAAAGCAACATCTGGCACCAAATGAGACAATGCAAGTTCATGAAATGCTAAACTTCAAAACTATCTGCATGACTACATCAAAAATGATGGAAGGTGTAGTTTTTGATCAAGATCTAAAGGCATTATTAGAGAAGGATGTGCAACAATCTATAGCAGCAATAAGTAACTTACAAAATTTATTAAAAAAAGCTCCTAAAATAAGATGAGCATTTTGTATATAAATTGTTTGTAAAAATGCTAGAAAACAAAGGAGGGAAAATTATGATTAATGATTATTTAGAAATAAGAAATGCAGAGGGAATGCCTAAACTTGTGGATGCGAATATGTCTCTAGGTTTTTTATTAAATGCCAAAAGTGGTGTAAGAAATTGTGCAATTGCATTGACTGAGGCAACAACTCCAGAAGTTAGAACTGTTCTAAAGAATCAGTTAAATGATGCAATTCTTATGCATGAACAAATATCAAATCTTATGGTAGAAAAAGGTTGGTTTCATCCTACAAACCTAGAAAAGCAATTTCAAATGGATATTGAATCATCTACAACAATATCTCAAATTGCTAGTTTGGATTTATTTCCTGGAGACACAAGTAGAAGTGGTATGTTTGCAACACTAGAAAAATAAAAAAGGAGGTAATTATTTAATGAAGGCTGTAACATTTCAAGGAATAAAGAATGTAAAAGTTAAAGAAGTCAAAGATCCTAAAATTCAAAAGGCTGACGATATTATCGTTAAGCTTACAAGTACAGCAATATGTGGTTCTGATTTGCACTTAATTCATGATATGGTTCCAAACTTACCACAAGATTATATCATAGGACATGAACCAATGGGAATTGTTGAAGAGGTAGGACCAGAAGTTACGAAATTGAAAAAAGGTGATAGAGTAATAGTGCCTTTTAATGTAAGTTGTGGAGAGTGTTTTTATTGTAAACATGATTTAACATGTATGTGCGATAATTCAAATCCTAATGGAGAAAATGGAGGGTTTTTTGGATATTCAGATACATTTGGAGGATATCCAGGAGGCCAGGCAGAGTATATGAGAGTGCCTTATGCTAATTTTACTCCTTTCAAAATTCCAGAAGATTGTGAAGTAGAGGATGAAAAATTATTATTGATGTCAGATGCAATGGGAACTGCTTATTGGAGCGTAGAAAATGCTGGGGTTAAGAAAGGTAATACTGTTATTGTGTTAGGGTGTGGACCTGTAGGACTGCTAGCACAAAAGTTCTGCTGGATGCACGGTGCAGAGAGAGTAATAGCTGTTGACTATATCGATTATAGGTTAGAGCATGCAAGGAGACATAATAAAGTTGAAACTGTTAATTTCGAACAACATGAGAATACAGGGGAATATCTAAGAGAAATCACTCATGGTGGAGCGGATGTAGTAATAGACTGTGTTGGAATGGATGGAAAAATGACACCAATGGAGTTTTTAGGATCAGGTTTAAAACTTCAAAGTGGATCATTAGGTGGATTTGTTATAGCTACTCAGGCAGTGAGAAAAGGTGGAATGATTCAAGTTACCGGAGTTTATGGAGGAAGATATAACGCATTTCCTTTAGGAGATATAATGAATCGTAATATTAATATAAGAACAGGTCAAGCTCCAGTTATTCCATATATGCCAACACTTTATAAATTACTTGCTGAAGGAAAAGTAGATCCAAGTGATATTATTACTCACAGATTGCCCCTTGATCAAGCGCCATATGGATATGAAGTATTTGATACAAAAACTGACGGATGTATTAAAGTTGTTCTAAAGCCATAGGAAAAGTTTATTTATTAAGGAGGGTAAAAAATATGAATGATCAAAGTATTGCACCAAATGAAACTATGCAGTTGCATGAAATACTAACATTCAAAAATACATGTTTAACTAAAGCTCTTACTATGTCACCATTAGTTTCGGATGAAGAATTAAAATCAATATTGCAACAAGAGGTATCTGTATCAGAAAAACATATTGAAGAGTTGAGAAGTCTTATGGAGAAATCTAATATTGCGTCTTCAGAAGAATAAATATTTAATTTTAGAAAGGAGAGGGAATTATGAATGGATTAATAGAAAATCTTACAGGAATGAGTAAAATGACTGATCAAGTTATAGCTACTGACTTTCTAATTTCGGCCAAGAGCGGAGTACAAAATTATGCAGTTGCGATAACAGAATCAATTTCATTAGAAGTTAGAACTATATTAAAGAAGCAATTACAAGATGCAATTCAAACTCATGAAAAAATATCAAATTACATGATGGAGAAAGGCTATTACAACGCTTATGACTTAGGCGAGCAGTATAAGGTAGATATGGAAACAACAGATACAACGTTGGGTCTTACAAAGAATTTAAAGTGATTTAGAGAACATATGTGACTCAATATAATAAAATATGATAGAAAAAAAGAATGACTTATTTAGGGGAATAAGCCATTCTAAAATACTATTTATAAGTATTTTTAAATTAGGGTTAATAATAATGCTTTAACTACTTTACAAATATTATTATAATAGATTTATGTTACAGAAATGTTACAGAATGATAAATTTATTATAAATAATCAATAAAAAGTTGATTAAGAAAATTAAAATTTTAGTAATAAGGGGGAGTACAACTGATGTATTCGCATGAGATTGACTATAAGGTAAAAGGTGACGATATACAATATGTAGAAATTGAACTTGATCCCACAGAAACTGTGATAGCAGAGGCTGGAGCAATGATGATGATGGACCCAAACATACAAATGGAAACTATATTTGGAGATGGATCAAAACAAAGTGGAAGCAGTTTTATGAATAAAATTTTTTCAGCAGGAAAAAGAGTGCTGACTGGTGAAAGTTTGTTTATGACTGCATTCACAAATTCGGGAGCATTAAAAGAAAAAGTTTATTTTGCGGCACCTTATCCAGGAAAAATAATTCCTATGGACTTGAGTTTATTAGGAGGAAAATTAATATGTCAAAAAGATGCTTTTCTATGTGCAGCTAAAGGTGTATCTGTAGGAATAGATTTTAAGAAAAAGTTAAGTGTAGGTTTTTTTGGAGGTGAAGGGTTCATACTCGAAAAATTAGAAGGAGATGGCTTAGCTTTTATACATGCGTGTGGTGCAATAGTTGAAAGAAACTTATTGCCTGGAGAAACATTAAAAATAGATACTGGATGTTTAGTTGCTATGACTAAAGATGTACATTATGATATACAATTTGTAGGTGGAATTAAGAATACGTTATTTGGTGGGGAAGGAGTATTCTTTGCAACTGTAACAGGACCAGGAAAGATATGGGTTCAAAGCTTGCCATTTAGCAGACTTGCAGAACGTGTATTTGCAGCAGCTCCAACTTCGGGCGGAAAAAATAGAGAAGAAGGTAGTGTACTTGGAATGCTTGGAAATATTTTAGACGGAGATAATTAGAAGGAAAATTGATTTATATTGGTTTATATATGATGGTAGTAACATAGGTTATTTATGATTCAATAACTTATGTTATTTTTTTATTAAAACAATTAGAAGTTTGTCACAAATTAGGGTTAAAAACTATATCTTTATATATTATAATTAAGAAGGGATAAATTAGGTAAATAATAATAAGTTATATAATAAAGAAAATAAAAGGCACTTTACAGTTGATAATCATTATCATATAATAAGTAAAAGAAAGGAGTGGATCTATATATGAATGAGAAAAATAAAGATTTAACTAAAAATAAATTAATCGGAAAAGATCTATTAAAATATATTGGACCAGGAATTTTAGTTACAGTAGGTTTTATAGATCCAGGAAATTGGGTATCAAACATTGCAGCAGGATCTAATTATGGCTATAAGTTGCTTTGGATTGTTACTCTATCAACAATAATGCTTATAATATTACAACATAATGCTGCTCACTTGGGTATAGTAACAGGATTATGTATTTCGGAAGCAATTAATAAACATATAAATAAATTTTTAGGACGAGCAATTACAATAACAGCGATGTTAGCAGCAGTAAGTACTGCTATGGCAGAAATATTAGGAGCAGCAATAGCTTTGGACATGTTGTTTAATATTCCATTAAAATTAGGTGCATTAATTTCTGCGTTAGTAATTACATTTATGCTATTTTCCAATTCGTATAAGAAAATAGAAAAAGTAATAATTGGATTTGTATCAATTATAGGAATATCATTTATATTTGAAACTTTCTTAGTTAATATAAATTGGGGAGAAGCAATACGTAGTGCAGTTGTACCTAGTATTCCAGTAAATTCCCTACCAATAATAATGAGTGTATTAGGGGCTGTAGTTATGCCACATAATTTATTTTTACATTCAGAAGTAATCCAGAGTAGAAAATGGAATTTAAAAGATAAATCCATATTAGAGAGGCAATTAAAGTATGAATTTATGGATACAATGTTATCTATGATAATTGGATTTATAATAAATAGTGCTATGATTTTAGTTGCAATAACATTTTATAATAATAATGTTCAGGTTACCGAACTTGAACAAGCTCAAACAATGTTAAAACCATTGCTTGGAAATTCAGCTTCGATAATATTTGCTATAGCATTGCTTTTTGCTGGATTAGCATCATCAGTTACAGCTGGTATGGCTGGAGGATCAATATTCGCTGGTTTATTTGGAGAAGAATATGATATAAACAGTAAAAGCAGTAAGATAGGAGTATTAATAACTATATTGGTTGCACTAGTTATAATATTTTTTGTTAGCAATCCATTTGAGGGATTACTTTATTCCCAAATGCTATTAAGTATACAATTACCAGTAACAATTTTCACTCAAATATATTTAACATCATCAAAGAAAGTAATGGGAAAATATAAAAACACTACATTAGAAAAGATTGTTTTATGGAGTATTGCAGGAATAGTTACTATTTTAAATATTATGCTATTAGTAAGTTCGTTTTAAAACAATTTAGAATTCATAGTTGTAAGGGGAGCAGTTATGCTCCCTTTTCCATTTTGGGGAAACTGCTCATTAAGGAAAAGGCTCGATAAAGTATAATGAAAATAGTTTTATTTTTGTAGTAAATCGACTTGAAAAGTATGGTAAAATTAGAATTAAATAAGTATTGTAGAAATAATAATTTCTGAAAGGAACTGATATTAAATGAAAATTTTAGCATATAGTCATAGGCGTGATGAAACACAGTATTTTAAAGAATTTAGTAAAAAGTATAATGTTGAAGTTGTTCTATGTAATGAAGAACCAAATTTAGAAACAGCACCCCTTGCAAAAGGTTTTGATTGTATCAGTATAATTACAACAAATATAAACTCAGAATTAGTTGAAAAATTTCATGAGTTAGGTGTTAAATTTATATCAACAAGGACTATAGGGTATGATCATATAGATTTGAAAAAGGCTAAGGAACTTGGAGTTCGCGTAGGAAATGTAACGTATTCAACAAATAGTGTAGCAGATTATACTATAATGCTAATATTAATGGCAATTAGAAAAGTTAAACTTATAATGGAAAGAAGCAATGTGCAAGACTTTTCTTTAAGAGGTATTCAAGGTAAGGAATTACCTAACTTGACTATAGGTGTTGTAGGCACAGGAAAAATAGGGAGGACTGTTATCAGTCATTTAAGTGGTTTTGGTTGCAAAATATTAGCACATGATATATATAAAAATGATGAAGTGAAATCAAATGCTAAGTATGTAGACTTGGACAATCTATTT from the Clostridium beijerinckii genome contains:
- a CDS encoding glycosyltransferase codes for the protein MGNKKVLQIVFSSVISDAGEVTRAIEIADGIRRFCPEDYEVDITFLSTGSVFEDKVISNGFKIYKCLPSLPGIGFREDFKTKGSNIIGDVKLAGELLKGEIDAFNDLKPDVVIYGFNPIAGLARRMADKPIPGICYMPIPMQKDVYLTTLMKDAPDNIKPLTYLPLNFRKSIMKLIPKAIKLKVPAFVQTNIIEALKEFQWNGTPVKTVFDMLEADLTIINDLEEFNKEHKLPDNFKVVGPLYASASSNSKIDDNILRTFNSENKKIKIFCTLGSSGKKEYLFEAIKALTQDIGKEWSAVILAPKAVCPIKEAIECAGNSPNVYITDEFVPAPLVNGLADVVVSHGGQGTVQTAIASGTPIVGFAMQPEQQINLDNVVMKGAGIRIPINRWNAPKIQLAIRNIIKDTSYKENINTLKKLLESSDGKKNSALAIWDYILNKLN
- a CDS encoding carboxymuconolactone decarboxylase family protein encodes the protein MSDMSSVSNAFKTFMKEAPEYQEIWMETVQKLDSVSKLDSKTEELAYIAVLASSRLEGGLPFHVKHAKSLGATREEIISAVLIGLPAVGNIVIQSLPIAINAYDSE
- a CDS encoding spore coat protein; its protein translation is MEKQHLAPNETMQVHEMLNFKTICMTTSKMMEGVVFDQDLKALLEKDVQQSIAAISNLQNLLKKAPKIR
- a CDS encoding spore coat protein yields the protein MINDYLEIRNAEGMPKLVDANMSLGFLLNAKSGVRNCAIALTEATTPEVRTVLKNQLNDAILMHEQISNLMVEKGWFHPTNLEKQFQMDIESSTTISQIASLDLFPGDTSRSGMFATLEK
- a CDS encoding zinc-dependent alcohol dehydrogenase, with translation MKAVTFQGIKNVKVKEVKDPKIQKADDIIVKLTSTAICGSDLHLIHDMVPNLPQDYIIGHEPMGIVEEVGPEVTKLKKGDRVIVPFNVSCGECFYCKHDLTCMCDNSNPNGENGGFFGYSDTFGGYPGGQAEYMRVPYANFTPFKIPEDCEVEDEKLLLMSDAMGTAYWSVENAGVKKGNTVIVLGCGPVGLLAQKFCWMHGAERVIAVDYIDYRLEHARRHNKVETVNFEQHENTGEYLREITHGGADVVIDCVGMDGKMTPMEFLGSGLKLQSGSLGGFVIATQAVRKGGMIQVTGVYGGRYNAFPLGDIMNRNINIRTGQAPVIPYMPTLYKLLAEGKVDPSDIITHRLPLDQAPYGYEVFDTKTDGCIKVVLKP
- a CDS encoding spore coat protein; the encoded protein is MNDQSIAPNETMQLHEILTFKNTCLTKALTMSPLVSDEELKSILQQEVSVSEKHIEELRSLMEKSNIASSEE
- a CDS encoding spore coat protein → MNGLIENLTGMSKMTDQVIATDFLISAKSGVQNYAVAITESISLEVRTILKKQLQDAIQTHEKISNYMMEKGYYNAYDLGEQYKVDMETTDTTLGLTKNLK
- a CDS encoding TIGR00266 family protein, whose translation is MYSHEIDYKVKGDDIQYVEIELDPTETVIAEAGAMMMMDPNIQMETIFGDGSKQSGSSFMNKIFSAGKRVLTGESLFMTAFTNSGALKEKVYFAAPYPGKIIPMDLSLLGGKLICQKDAFLCAAKGVSVGIDFKKKLSVGFFGGEGFILEKLEGDGLAFIHACGAIVERNLLPGETLKIDTGCLVAMTKDVHYDIQFVGGIKNTLFGGEGVFFATVTGPGKIWVQSLPFSRLAERVFAAAPTSGGKNREEGSVLGMLGNILDGDN
- a CDS encoding Nramp family divalent metal transporter: MNEKNKDLTKNKLIGKDLLKYIGPGILVTVGFIDPGNWVSNIAAGSNYGYKLLWIVTLSTIMLIILQHNAAHLGIVTGLCISEAINKHINKFLGRAITITAMLAAVSTAMAEILGAAIALDMLFNIPLKLGALISALVITFMLFSNSYKKIEKVIIGFVSIIGISFIFETFLVNINWGEAIRSAVVPSIPVNSLPIIMSVLGAVVMPHNLFLHSEVIQSRKWNLKDKSILERQLKYEFMDTMLSMIIGFIINSAMILVAITFYNNNVQVTELEQAQTMLKPLLGNSASIIFAIALLFAGLASSVTAGMAGGSIFAGLFGEEYDINSKSSKIGVLITILVALVIIFFVSNPFEGLLYSQMLLSIQLPVTIFTQIYLTSSKKVMGKYKNTTLEKIVLWSIAGIVTILNIMLLVSSF
- a CDS encoding D-isomer specific 2-hydroxyacid dehydrogenase family protein produces the protein MKILAYSHRRDETQYFKEFSKKYNVEVVLCNEEPNLETAPLAKGFDCISIITTNINSELVEKFHELGVKFISTRTIGYDHIDLKKAKELGVRVGNVTYSTNSVADYTIMLILMAIRKVKLIMERSNVQDFSLRGIQGKELPNLTIGVVGTGKIGRTVISHLSGFGCKILAHDIYKNDEVKSNAKYVDLDNLFKYSDIITLHMPATDDNYHMINKKAIKLMKDGVFIINTARGSLINTNDLIQGIESKKIGGAALDVTEQESNIYYSDLKGETLKNRNLAILKSFPNVIITPHAAFYTDQAVSDMIENSIRSCILFSENKENPWEINI